In Desulfuromonas sp. KJ2020, a single window of DNA contains:
- a CDS encoding M48 family metallopeptidase: MKPLIHVVFILTFLLSLFLGGCAVNPVTGKKELALFQVSTEEEIAIGQKSYPQVIQQMKGEYPDPALGRYVQEVGAKLGRYSERPELPYQFKVVNDSSPNAFALPGGYIAISRGLLVELENEAQLAAVLGHEIGHVTARHSVSGMQRGALLGVGMAVLSGVTGQSAYGPAAQQAGQIAAQLLDSSYSREQERESDRLGIDYMVRAGYNPLGSVQLQEFFYRQIEGSAEPMWLSGLFRTHPFSKERMLANQDYVRSQYAFTLQASDFSFQEDPFLKATAGIRAKKKAYELYDAAQQLEAQNNMTAAIETYLQALDAAPGEALIYTGLGLASLRLGDLAPARRYLQEAIRLDGNYYESRMGLGYVYLQRNENQAAVAELEKAMELMPGLQGAYLLAEAYEKTGQTTKALELYQAVAKADPQGKLGQAAAGRIQALGGRQ, encoded by the coding sequence ATGAAGCCGCTGATCCACGTTGTTTTTATTCTCACCTTTCTATTATCCCTTTTTCTGGGTGGCTGTGCCGTCAATCCCGTCACCGGCAAAAAAGAGCTGGCCCTTTTCCAGGTTTCCACTGAAGAGGAAATCGCCATCGGTCAAAAAAGCTATCCCCAGGTCATCCAGCAGATGAAGGGGGAGTATCCCGATCCGGCTCTGGGCCGCTATGTTCAGGAGGTCGGCGCCAAGCTGGGCCGCTATAGCGAGCGACCCGAACTGCCCTACCAGTTCAAGGTGGTGAACGATTCCTCTCCCAACGCTTTCGCTTTGCCCGGAGGGTATATCGCCATCTCCCGCGGCCTGCTGGTGGAATTGGAGAACGAGGCCCAGTTGGCCGCCGTGCTGGGGCATGAGATCGGGCATGTGACGGCCCGTCACTCCGTGTCGGGGATGCAGCGCGGCGCCTTGCTGGGCGTGGGGATGGCCGTGCTCTCCGGCGTGACAGGGCAGTCCGCCTACGGACCTGCGGCCCAGCAGGCGGGCCAGATCGCCGCCCAACTGCTGGACAGCTCCTACAGCCGAGAGCAGGAGCGCGAATCCGACCGCCTGGGCATCGATTACATGGTCAGGGCCGGCTATAACCCCCTGGGCAGCGTGCAGCTGCAGGAATTCTTCTATCGCCAAATTGAGGGGAGTGCCGAACCCATGTGGCTCAGCGGCCTCTTCCGCACCCACCCCTTTTCCAAGGAGCGCATGCTCGCCAACCAGGATTATGTGCGGTCCCAATATGCCTTTACCTTGCAGGCCAGTGATTTTTCCTTCCAGGAAGATCCCTTTCTGAAGGCCACGGCCGGCATTCGCGCCAAGAAAAAAGCCTACGAACTCTATGACGCCGCCCAGCAGCTCGAAGCCCAGAACAATATGACCGCTGCCATCGAGACCTATCTGCAGGCCCTGGACGCGGCGCCGGGAGAAGCTCTCATCTACACCGGCCTGGGGTTGGCCTCGCTGCGCCTGGGCGATCTGGCCCCGGCCCGGCGTTACCTGCAGGAAGCCATCCGGCTCGATGGCAACTACTATGAATCGCGTATGGGGCTGGGCTACGTCTATCTCCAGCGCAATGAAAATCAGGCCGCCGTTGCGGAGCTGGAAAAGGCCATGGAGCTGATGCCCGGTCTGCAGGGAGCCTATCTGCTGGCGGAGGCTTACGAGAAAACGGGACAGACCACCAAGGCTCTTGAGCTCTATCAGGCGGTCGCCAAGGCCGATCCTCAGGGCAAGCTCGGCCAGGCGGCGGCCGGACGGATACAGGCCCTGGGTGGGAGGCAGTGA